The genomic region GTAAAAGAAACGCGGGAGATGCTTGCTTTCGCCCGGATATTCAATTAATTTCATTCCATGAAGAAATTATTCGGCACCGACGGCATCCGGGGGAGGGCCAACCGCTATCCCATGACTCCTGAAGTGGCCCTTTCGCTGGGACAGGCGATTGCCCTCCACTTCGCCAAAAAAAAGGGGGGAGGGCGTATTTTAATCGGCAAGGACACGCGGCGCTCCAGCTACATGTTCGAGTATGCGTTATCCGCCGGCATCAGCTCGATGGGAGCTGAAACGATTCTTACCGGGCCGCTTCCAACCCCCGGCATCGCCTTTCTCACCTGCGCCATGCGGGCCGACGCGGGGGTGGTCATCTCGGCCTCGCACAATCTCTTTGAAGACAACGGGATCAAATTTTTCGATTCGGAAGGATTCAAACTCTCCGACGACGTCGAACTGCAGATGGAGGAATATGTCTTTTCCTCCCACGACGATTCCATCAAGCCCACCGGGTCAACCATCGGCAGGGCCATCCGCATCAAGGACGCCGTCGGCCGGTATGTGGAATTTCTCAAATCGACCTTTCCCAAAGGGCGGAATCTGAAGGGCGTTAAAATCGTTGTCGACTGCGCCAACGGGGCCGGCTACCTGGTGGGGCCGCTTGTCTTTTTGGAAATGGACGCGGAGGTCATTCCCGCGGCCGTTTCCCCCAACGGGACCAACATCAACGACCGTTGCGGCGCCCTTCATCCCGAGACAATGATCAAACTGGTTCGCGACCATAAAGCCGACATCGGCATCGCCATCGACGGCGACGGCGACCGCGCCATTTTGTGCGACGAGAAGGGGGAAATTGTGGATGGCGATCGCGTGCTCGCCCTCTGTGCGCTGGAGCGGAAAAAGGAGGGAAAGCTTGCCGGCGATACGGTGGTGGGAACCGTCTTGAGCAACATGGGCCTGGAACGCTATCTTAAAAAAAATGGCCTGAAGCTCGTTCGGACGCAGGTAGGGGACCGCTCCATCATGACGGAGATGCGCAAGCACGGCTACACGCTGGGGGGCGAACCGTCGGGGCATTTGATTTTCATGGATCTGGCCACCACCGGCGACGGTTTGATCGCGGCGTTGCAGGTTCTGGCCTATATGCAGAAGATGGGAAAACCGCTCTCCACGCTTGCCCATCAGATGCCTCTTTATCCCCAGCAGACCAAAAATATCAAAATAAGGGAAAAAAAGGCGCTGGAAAAGATTGCCCCACTGCAAAAGGAGGTGAAAGCGGTGGAAAAAGAACTGGAGGGGAAGGGGCGGGTGATTCTGCGGTACTCCGGCACCGAACCGGTCTTAAGGGTTACGGTTGAAGGGGAAGACGACCGCCTGGTGAGCCGGAATTTACAGCGGTTGTCGGAATGTATTGAAGCGAATCTATGAAACCCCGCCTTGGAGTCAACATCGACCACATCGCCACACTGCGGGAGGCGCGAAAGTGCGGGATTCCCGATCCGGTTGCCTCGCTCCCAATTCTTGAGGAATGCGGCGTTGACCAGGTGACGCTTCATCTCCGGGAGGACCGGCGGCACATCCAAGACCGCGATCTCGAGGCGGTGATTCAAAAAGCGACAATCCCCGTCAATCTGGAAATGGCCTTGACGGATGAAATGGTCGGGATCGCACTTCGGTTGAAACCGGCCACGGCGACCATCGTGCCGGAAAAGCGGCAGGAGATAACCACCGAGGGGGGACTGGATTGTGAGAGGAATGTTCACCTCCTTGAAAAGGAAATTCCACGCCTGAAAGACAAGGGAATTCGTGTGAGTCTTTTTATCGATCCCGACCGGACACAGATTGATCTCGCGGCAAAGTTAAGGGCGGATGCGGTTGAACTGCATACGGGGACTTATTGTGAGGCGTTTGGACGAGTAACCCCGCCCCCTGTCCCCCTCCCCCAAGGGGAGGGGGGAATTACCCCCTCTCCCTTGAGGGGAGAGGGTCGGGGTGAGGGTGACGTCGCCAAAGAATTTCAACGTCTCCGCGACTCTGCCCGATATGCCGCCCAAAAAGGCTTGAAGGTCTTTGCCGGCCACGGGCTGAACACGCAGAATCTCCTGCCGGTTGTCTCCATCCGCGAGATCGAAGAGTACAACATCGGCCACAGCATCATCGCCCGCGCGGTGTTTGTGGGATTGGAGGCGGCGATCCGCGAAATTCAGGAAATATTAAAATGATAAAAATTCCAAGCACCAAATTCCAAACAATTTCAAAATTCCAATGACAAAAATTCAAAACGTTTGTTTCAATTTTTTGAATTTGTTTTTTTGGATTTTGTTTGGAATTTGAGATTTGGAATTTGGAATTTTTTGCCCATGTATCTTCTCACCGCCCAGGAAACCCGGCGCCTCGACGACCTTTCGATCCATCGCTGTAAAATTCCCGCACGCCGGCTGATGAATCGCGCCGGCAAGGAAGTTTTTCGGGTCATCAAAAAAGAGTTTGAAAATCTGAAACGCAAAAAGATCGCCGTTTTTTGCGGCCCCGGCAACAATGGCGGCGACGGGTTGGTGGTGGCGAGGCATTTAAAAAAAGCGGGGGCAAAGGTTCAGATCTTTTTGTTGTCACCCCCGCGAAAGCGGGGGTCTAGCACTTATTTGGATTCCCGCTTCCGCGGGAATGACATCGGGGGAATATTCGATAAAATAGGCAAACCCGACCTTGTCATCGACGCCCT from Deltaproteobacteria bacterium harbors:
- a CDS encoding phosphoglucosamine mutase → MKKLFGTDGIRGRANRYPMTPEVALSLGQAIALHFAKKKGGGRILIGKDTRRSSYMFEYALSAGISSMGAETILTGPLPTPGIAFLTCAMRADAGVVISASHNLFEDNGIKFFDSEGFKLSDDVELQMEEYVFSSHDDSIKPTGSTIGRAIRIKDAVGRYVEFLKSTFPKGRNLKGVKIVVDCANGAGYLVGPLVFLEMDAEVIPAAVSPNGTNINDRCGALHPETMIKLVRDHKADIGIAIDGDGDRAILCDEKGEIVDGDRVLALCALERKKEGKLAGDTVVGTVLSNMGLERYLKKNGLKLVRTQVGDRSIMTEMRKHGYTLGGEPSGHLIFMDLATTGDGLIAALQVLAYMQKMGKPLSTLAHQMPLYPQQTKNIKIREKKALEKIAPLQKEVKAVEKELEGKGRVILRYSGTEPVLRVTVEGEDDRLVSRNLQRLSECIEANL
- a CDS encoding pyridoxine 5'-phosphate synthase; translation: MKPRLGVNIDHIATLREARKCGIPDPVASLPILEECGVDQVTLHLREDRRHIQDRDLEAVIQKATIPVNLEMALTDEMVGIALRLKPATATIVPEKRQEITTEGGLDCERNVHLLEKEIPRLKDKGIRVSLFIDPDRTQIDLAAKLRADAVELHTGTYCEAFGRVTPPPVPLPQGEGGITPSPLRGEGRGEGDVAKEFQRLRDSARYAAQKGLKVFAGHGLNTQNLLPVVSIREIEEYNIGHSIIARAVFVGLEAAIREIQEILK